A stretch of the Drosophila sulfurigaster albostrigata strain 15112-1811.04 chromosome 2L, ASM2355843v2, whole genome shotgun sequence genome encodes the following:
- the LOC133843311 gene encoding polypeptide N-acetylgalactosaminyltransferase 2 gives MRRNIKLIVFVSIIWMFVMVYYFQSSTEKVENRALRLREVATAMQQYQDDVSAGASTARQQWAPAANSGVRASGGGSGADDPGGNVILIGSVKDFERNAVHGLKLNGIVALEETSQSGSSSSLPIAGRLAMAPSSRGNGEVEYFDEAGYIRGGGLRSGEDPYIRNRFNQEASDALPSNREIPDTRNPMCRARKFREDLPETSVIITFHNEARSTLLRTIVSVLNRSPEHLIREIVLVDDYSDHPEDGLELAKIDKVRIIRNDKREGLVRSRVRGADAAVSSVLTFLDSHVECNEQWLEPLLERVREDPTRVVCPVIDVISMDNFQYIGASADLRGGFDWNLIFKWEYLSPSERAARHNDPTTAIRTPMIAGGLFVIDKAYFNKLGKYDMKMDVWGGENLEISFRVWQCGGSLEIIPCSRVGHVFRKRHPYTFPGGSGNVFARNTRRAAEVWMDDYKQHYYNAVPLAKNIPFGNIDDRLALKEKLHCKPFKWYLENVYPDLQAPEPQEVGQFRQDQTECLDTMGHLIDGTVGLFPCHNTGGNQEWAYSKRGEIKHDDLCLTLVQFARGSQVVLKSCDDSENQRWIIRDGGMVRHNKINVCLDTRDHNEQGISAQRCNSALSTQRWKFSKYA, from the exons GTGGAAAATCGAGCGTTGAGGCTACGTGAGGTGGCAACGGCCATGCAGCAATACCAGGACGATGTATCGGCTGGCGCATCCACAGCACGCCAGCAATGGGCGCCAGCTGCCAACTCCGGGGTTCGAGCGTCTGGCGGCGGCAGTGGAGCAGACGATCCCGGCGGCAATGTCATTTTAATCGGCTCCGTAAAGGATTTCGAACGCAATGCGGTCCATGGCCTCAAGTTGAATGGCATCGTTGCGCTCGAGGAGACCTCACagagcggcagcagcagcagtctcCCAATTGCCGGACGTCTGGCCATGGCACCCAGCTCACGTGGTAATGGCGAGGTGGAATATTTCGATGAGGCCGGTTACATTCGAGGCGGCGGTCTGCGCAGTGGCGAGGATCCGTACATCAGGAATCGCTTCAATCAGGAGGCCAGCGATGCGTTGCCCAGTAATCGCGAGATTCCCGACACAAGGAATCCCAT GTGCCGCGCGAGAAAATTCCGCGAGGATTTGCCCGAAACAAGCGTCATCATCACTTTCCACAACGAGGCGCGCTCAACGCTGCTGAGAACCATTGTCAGCGTGCTCAATCGCAGTCCAGAGCACTTGATACGCGAAATTGTGCTGGTGGACGATTACAGTGACCACC CCGAGGACGGTCTGGAACTCGCGAAGATCGACAAGGTGCGGATTATACGTAACGACAAGCGCGAAGGTTTGGTCAGATCAAGAGTACGCGGCGCGGACGCGGCTGTGAGCAGTGTTCTCACCTTCCTCGACAGCCATGTGGAGTGCAACGAGCAGTGGCTGGAACCCTTGTTGGAGCGTGTGCGCGAGGATCCCACCCGGGTGGTTTGTCCCGTCATCGATGTGATCAGCATGGACAACTTCCAGTACATTGGCGCTTCGGCTGATTTGCGCGGTGGTTTCGATTGGAATCTGATCTTCAAATGGGAGTATTTGAGTCCAAGTGAGCGTGCTGCTCGCCACAATGACCCCACGACTGCGATCAGGACGCCCATGATTGCTGGCGGTCTGTTTGTCATCGACAAAGCGTACTTCAACAAGTTGGGCAAATACGACATGAAGATGGACGTGTGGGGCGGTGAGAACTTGGAGATTTCGTTCCGAGTGTGGCAATGCGGTGGCAGCTTGGAGATTATTCCCTGCAGTCGAGTGGGTCACGTGTTCCGCAAGCGTCATCCTTACACCTTCCCTGGAGGCAGTGGCAATGTCTTTGCCCGGAATACACGACGCGCTGCCGAGGTCTGGATGGATGACTACAAGCAGCATTATTACAATGCAGTGCCGCTGGccaaaaatattccatttggCAA CATTGATGATCGTTTGGCTTTGAAGGAGAAACTGCATTGCAAGCCCTTCAAGTGGTATCTGGAGAACGTGTATCCCGATCTGCAGGCCCCCGAACCTCAGGAAGTGGGGCAATTCAGACAGGATCAGACCGAATGCTTAGACACAATGGGTCATTTGATAGACGGCACTGTGG GTCTCTTCCCCTGCCACAATACGGGCGGCAATCAGGAATGGGCATACTCGAAACGCGGCGAAATCAAGCACGATGATCTCTGCCTAACCCTGGTGCAGTTCGCTCGCGGCTCTCAGGTGGTGCTGAAGTCATGCGACGATTCGGAGAATCAACGCTGGATCATACGTGATGGCGGTATGGTGCGGCATAACAAGATTAACGTTTGCCTGGACACGCGAGATCACAACGAGCAGGGAATTAGTGCACAGCGTTGCAATTCAGCGCTGTCGACACAGCGTTGGAAATTTAGCAAATATGCGTGA